The genomic interval ACACCGAATACAGCAGCAGGTTCACCGAGCCCGAGCGGGCGCCGACGATCAGGTCGGTACCGCTGATGGTGCTGGCGAAGCTGGCGCGGGCTTCGGTGCGCACGCGCTCTACGGCCAGCAGCAGGCACACCGACAAGGCAATGGCGAACGCGGTGAGGAAGGCGGTGAAACGGCGGTTGGCCAGGCTGGCCAGGGCAAGACGAAGCAGGTACATCAGGCCTCCCGGGGCTTGGCGGCGCGGTTGAGCTCGGCCAGGGAAAGGTGACGGTCGAACAGCGGTGCCAGGCTCTGGTCATGGCTGACGAACAACAGGCTGGCGCCGGCTGCCCGGCACTCGTCGAACAACAGGCGGATGAAGGCTTCGCGGGTGTCGGCATCGAGGGCCGAGGTCGGTTCGTCGGCGATCACCAATTCCGGCTGGCCGATCAGTGCTCGCGCAGCGGCCACCCGTTGTTGCTGGCCGATCGACAGGCTGTCGGCGCGCCGGGCAAGCAGGGCGGGGTCGCCCAGGCCCAGGTGGGCGAGCAGCGTGGCGGCGGCCTGGTCGACACTGCCATGGCGCTGGGCCGCGCGCGTGGCGCGGCTGCGCGAAAAGCGGCAAGGCAGCTCGACGTTCTCGCGCACCGACAGAAACGGCAGCAAGTTGAACTGCTGGAAGATGTAACCCGTGTGGTCGACCCGGAAGCGATCGCGCGCGCCTTGGCCGAGGCCACTGAGGTCGTGGCCGAGCAGGCGAATGCGGCCCTGGCCAGGCAGGTTCACGCCGCCCAGCAGGCCCAGCAGCGTGGTCTTGCCGCTGCCGCTGGGGCCTTTGAGAAACAACGCCTCGCCGGCCTCCAGCTGGAAGGCGGGAATATCCAGCAGGGCCGGTTGGCCAGGCCAGGCAAAGACCAGGTCATGCAGTTCGATCAGCGGCTGGCCCATTCAGAACGCGACCGCGGCCTTGGCGGGTGTCGCTTCAACGCCTTTCTGACCTTTAGGGCCGATCAGTTGCACGTTGATCTTCTGGGTAGCCGGGAAGGCCTTGAACAGCGGGGCAAGGTCGATCTGGGTGAGGCTGTCCGGGTTGGCACAGGTCAGTTGGTAATGCGCAC from Pseudomonas kermanshahensis carries:
- a CDS encoding ATP-binding cassette domain-containing protein, giving the protein MGQPLIELHDLVFAWPGQPALLDIPAFQLEAGEALFLKGPSGSGKTTLLGLLGGVNLPGQGRIRLLGHDLSGLGQGARDRFRVDHTGYIFQQFNLLPFLSVRENVELPCRFSRSRATRAAQRHGSVDQAAATLLAHLGLGDPALLARRADSLSIGQQQRVAAARALIGQPELVIADEPTSALDADTREAFIRLLFDECRAAGASLLFVSHDQSLAPLFDRHLSLAELNRAAKPREA